The proteins below are encoded in one region of Pelagibacterium flavum:
- a CDS encoding UDP-2,3-diacylglucosamine diphosphatase: MHSAQKPRQLRALFISDTHLGMRGAQAGALLDFLQSVEAECIYLVGDFVDGWKLRKSWHWPPACNRVIQHLLDCTRKGARIVYVPGNHDEFLREFAALRFGGIDVRERAIHTGADGRRYLVIHGDQFDVVVRHARWVSWLGDISYNLALRGAMLINRVRQRLGRPRWSLSGWARANVGRAAALIERFETALVREADEQGFDGVVCGHIHAAAIASHGSVTYLNCGDWVENCTAIVETREGRFELIRWVEETVPIRQAVLPPMQEATP; the protein is encoded by the coding sequence ATGCATTCCGCACAAAAGCCACGTCAGTTGCGCGCTCTGTTTATCAGCGATACGCATCTGGGTATGCGCGGCGCCCAGGCGGGCGCTTTGCTCGATTTTCTCCAATCGGTCGAGGCCGAATGCATCTATCTGGTCGGCGATTTTGTCGACGGGTGGAAGCTTAGAAAAAGCTGGCACTGGCCGCCGGCCTGCAACCGGGTGATCCAGCATCTGCTCGATTGCACGCGCAAGGGCGCGCGCATCGTTTATGTGCCGGGCAATCACGATGAGTTTCTGCGTGAGTTCGCGGCGCTCCGGTTCGGCGGCATAGACGTGCGCGAACGGGCAATTCATACCGGCGCGGACGGGCGGCGCTATTTGGTCATCCATGGGGACCAGTTCGACGTTGTCGTCCGGCATGCCCGCTGGGTGTCCTGGCTTGGGGATATTTCCTACAATCTGGCGCTGCGCGGTGCCATGCTCATCAATCGGGTGCGGCAGCGGCTCGGTCGCCCGCGCTGGTCGCTTTCGGGCTGGGCGCGGGCCAATGTGGGCCGGGCCGCCGCGCTGATCGAGCGGTTCGAAACCGCGCTGGTGCGCGAGGCGGACGAGCAGGGCTTTGATGGTGTGGTCTGCGGCCATATCCATGCCGCCGCAATCGCCAGCCACGGAAGCGTCACCTATCTCAATTGCGGCGACTGGGTGGAGAACTGCACAGCCATCGTGGAGACACGGGAAGGGCGGTTCGAACTGATCCGCTGGGTCGAGGAGACTGTGCCCATTCGCCAAGCGGTCCTGCCTCCGATGCAGGAGGCCACCCCATGA
- a CDS encoding EAL domain-containing protein — MWAKAGGDIFRVARVRHLLVTAIVCAAVLVAVAMGWFSAFDFALRDMRFSMASRPASGDIVFVEGDAAAMARAGSQSRARSVYADALDSLIDAGARTVVLDVGLQGALDYFDDNALIGAMTRAAGRVRTVATEVRSSNASRVLNMPLDRFAAHAPPVYVDAVGGSQRSGIYRARIVNDGWVIESLATALSPDHSISRPSFLIDFSIDLATVPRLRLSDVIGGSFETGLFAGRQVIVGQASYSQQSSHSVPRYGLLSTSALQLLAAETVRQDRALSDMGRLPAIIIVFGMALLFAFLRPRMTLGSAIAGSLAYAGMLEFTALAMQVHAGMLLDTAGIHIAQIGFLATAFWHELEARGRSLSHAARERDSMRGILARVVADNFDGVVVVDHNKSIRAASRLAEELISPGLRGANIGDVLPAPFRDALEAALDSGRMMEAVSEVAIVCNGESRTVEFVVTLSDVDAGEVSAESAGRVACLTFRDVTERRQVEHRLTYLAQHDPLTGAASRVKFVETIGALLATPTGRGRGASVYLVGLSRLKTVNDTLGHAYGDALLKQVVARLELLGPISVARLEGNGFAVLREGLLGDDGGMAFAETLIAEIIRPYTLDEHRAIVGARVGMTDSNLSGSAPDALVSHAGIALSLASDQSGNRALAFTKEMDTRIKSKQDMEIALRAALAREEFSVHYQPQVDLETGEVTGVEALARWTHPELGSVSPGQFIPAAEETGLIIELGRWILHVAAKEVAGWPRPVRLSVNVSPLQFEHGDIVADVRSALDISGLPAERLQVEITESLLVTETSHVTEKLKVLRAQGVGVALDDFGTGYSSLSYLGRLPVDTIKIDQSFVRGLPGDAEASAIIRAVLMLSESLGKHVVAEGIENQDQAWLLRLAGCKTGQGYFFSRPGPAEDILAQMLAAEHDKLSSVMRLG; from the coding sequence TTGTGGGCGAAAGCAGGGGGCGATATTTTCAGGGTGGCGCGGGTTCGGCATCTTTTGGTTACGGCGATCGTGTGCGCGGCTGTGCTGGTGGCCGTGGCGATGGGCTGGTTTTCAGCTTTCGATTTCGCGCTGCGCGACATGCGGTTTTCCATGGCCTCCCGCCCCGCCAGTGGCGACATCGTATTTGTTGAGGGCGATGCTGCGGCCATGGCGCGGGCAGGCAGCCAATCGCGCGCGCGCAGCGTTTATGCCGATGCCCTCGACAGCCTGATCGATGCCGGTGCGCGTACGGTAGTGCTCGACGTCGGGCTCCAAGGCGCACTCGACTATTTCGACGACAACGCGCTTATCGGAGCGATGACAAGGGCCGCCGGCCGCGTGCGGACGGTTGCCACCGAGGTTCGTTCATCGAATGCCTCACGCGTTCTGAATATGCCTCTGGACAGGTTTGCAGCCCATGCGCCGCCAGTCTATGTGGATGCGGTTGGCGGCAGCCAGCGATCGGGGATATATCGCGCCCGGATCGTCAATGATGGCTGGGTCATCGAATCCTTGGCGACGGCGCTCTCGCCAGATCATTCGATATCGCGTCCGTCCTTCTTGATCGATTTTTCCATAGACCTCGCAACCGTGCCGCGGCTCAGGCTTTCGGACGTGATCGGCGGCAGCTTTGAGACCGGCCTGTTCGCGGGGCGGCAGGTGATTGTGGGGCAGGCGAGCTATTCGCAGCAATCGAGCCATTCGGTGCCTCGTTACGGACTGCTCTCCACGTCAGCGCTTCAACTTCTGGCGGCCGAAACCGTACGTCAGGACAGGGCGCTGTCCGATATGGGACGTCTGCCGGCCATCATTATCGTTTTTGGCATGGCGTTGCTCTTTGCCTTTCTGCGGCCGCGCATGACATTGGGTTCTGCCATAGCCGGGTCGCTGGCCTATGCGGGGATGCTGGAATTTACGGCTCTGGCCATGCAGGTCCATGCGGGCATGCTTCTCGATACGGCGGGCATTCATATCGCCCAGATCGGATTTCTGGCCACCGCGTTCTGGCACGAACTCGAGGCGCGCGGCCGCTCGCTGTCCCATGCGGCGCGCGAGCGCGATTCCATGCGGGGCATCCTGGCCCGCGTGGTTGCAGACAATTTTGACGGCGTGGTTGTCGTCGATCACAACAAATCCATCCGCGCAGCCAGCCGCCTGGCCGAGGAATTGATATCGCCGGGGTTGCGCGGCGCCAATATCGGCGACGTGCTTCCGGCGCCGTTCCGGGATGCGCTGGAAGCGGCTCTCGATAGCGGACGGATGATGGAAGCGGTTTCCGAAGTCGCGATCGTGTGCAATGGCGAGAGCCGGACGGTGGAATTCGTGGTGACACTGTCGGACGTCGATGCGGGCGAGGTGAGCGCGGAGTCGGCTGGACGGGTTGCATGCCTTACCTTCCGGGATGTGACTGAGCGACGGCAGGTCGAACATCGGCTGACCTATCTTGCACAGCACGACCCGCTGACCGGCGCCGCTTCGCGGGTCAAGTTCGTCGAAACGATCGGCGCACTGCTCGCGACGCCCACTGGCCGTGGGCGCGGCGCCAGTGTCTATCTCGTCGGGCTTTCGCGGCTCAAGACCGTGAATGATACGCTCGGGCACGCCTATGGCGATGCTCTGCTCAAACAGGTGGTGGCGCGGCTCGAACTCTTGGGGCCGATCAGCGTGGCGCGGCTGGAGGGCAATGGATTTGCGGTGTTGCGTGAGGGATTGCTGGGCGACGACGGTGGTATGGCATTTGCCGAAACGCTGATTGCCGAGATTATTCGGCCCTATACGTTGGATGAGCACAGGGCCATCGTCGGCGCGCGCGTGGGCATGACCGATTCCAACCTCTCGGGCAGCGCACCCGATGCGCTGGTCAGCCATGCGGGTATCGCGCTCTCGCTTGCATCGGATCAATCCGGCAACCGCGCCCTTGCCTTTACCAAGGAAATGGACACGCGCATCAAGTCCAAGCAGGACATGGAAATCGCGCTGCGCGCCGCCCTGGCGCGCGAGGAATTTTCCGTCCACTACCAGCCTCAGGTAGACCTTGAAACCGGGGAGGTCACCGGCGTGGAGGCGCTGGCGCGCTGGACGCATCCCGAACTGGGGTCGGTTTCGCCGGGGCAATTTATCCCGGCGGCCGAAGAAACAGGGCTCATCATCGAACTCGGCCGCTGGATACTCCATGTCGCGGCAAAGGAAGTGGCAGGCTGGCCACGGCCGGTGCGGCTTTCGGTCAACGTTTCCCCCCTGCAGTTCGAACACGGGGACATCGTCGCCGATGTCCGGTCCGCGCTGGACATATCGGGCCTGCCGGCCGAGCGGTTGCAGGTGGAAATCACTGAAAGCCTTTTGGTGACAGAAACCTCTCACGTCACAGAAAAGCTCAAGGTCCTTAGGGCGCAAGGGGTCGGGGTCGCGCTTGACGATTTCGGCACGGGCTATTCCTCGTTGAGTTATCTGGGCCGGTTGCCCGTCGATACCATCAAGATCGACCAGAGCTTCGTGCGTGGGCTTCCGGGCGATGCGGAGGCTTCGGCCATTATTCGGGCGGTGCTCATGCTTTCGGAATCCCTGGGCAAGCATGTGGTGGCCGAGGGCATCGAGAACCAGGATCAGGCGTGGTTGCTGCGCCTTGCCGGGTGCAAGACCGGGCAGGGTTATTTCTTCTCGCGTCCCGGCCCGGCCGAAGACATACTCGCCCAAATGCTCGCCGCCGAACACGACAAGCTGTCCTCGGTGATGCGCTTGGGCTGA
- a CDS encoding DUF1697 domain-containing protein produces MTRFVGLLYSIILPEGKRVLNAPLRELLERLGHSEVTTLLATGNVVFTARDNDPRAIEKAFEPAFAAAFGRHIDFIVREGARWEKLVAGNPFPEQSARDGSHVTVRVMRDPATADAKKLIEDRAGAAEIVRVVDGDPWIYFGNGTAKSKLAGVLTSRRTGIGTSRNWNTVKKIADAL; encoded by the coding sequence GTGACACGCTTTGTGGGCCTGCTGTATTCCATTATCCTGCCGGAGGGGAAACGTGTTCTCAACGCGCCGCTGCGCGAGTTGCTCGAGAGATTGGGCCATAGCGAGGTGACGACATTGCTGGCCACCGGCAATGTGGTGTTCACGGCCAGAGATAATGACCCGCGCGCCATCGAAAAAGCGTTCGAGCCGGCCTTCGCGGCGGCGTTCGGACGTCATATCGATTTCATTGTGCGTGAGGGCGCGCGTTGGGAAAAACTGGTCGCGGGCAATCCCTTTCCCGAGCAATCGGCCAGAGACGGCTCCCATGTGACGGTGCGCGTGATGCGCGATCCGGCCACTGCAGACGCGAAGAAATTGATCGAGGATAGGGCCGGCGCCGCCGAGATCGTGCGCGTGGTCGACGGCGACCCGTGGATCTATTTCGGGAACGGAACTGCCAAATCGAAGCTGGCGGGCGTGCTCACATCCAGGCGCACCGGCATCGGCACCTCGCGAAACTGGAATACAGTCAAAAAGATCGCCGATGCGCTGTGA
- a CDS encoding glycoside hydrolase family 3 protein yields the protein MRVLFSLCIALWLIVSGGSSGWAQSLEDMAGQMVMVGFRGDAADAAGVRAVREQIARGEIGGVMFLRINVDSLAAVRGINRSLIAARPWLPPFIALDQEGGQIERLTAAVGFDEIPSARAVAAQAPDRARVIYAGLADDLARLGFNVNFGPVVDLDLNPDNPIIARYDRAFGSDPAEVTARASAFVEAHHDAGIATALKHFPGHGSSAEDTHEGFVDVTGVWQPVELEPYREMIDAGLADMVMVAHLYNADIQGEDGRQLPASLSRTWIEGVLRDELGFAGVVISDDLEMGAIRSRFDLHDTVVTAVEAGVDILLFSNTADYDRGLGTAIHQVLVGEARADPQFADRIAQSYGRIIALKRRIAIVP from the coding sequence ATGCGCGTTCTTTTCTCACTTTGTATCGCCCTTTGGCTCATTGTATCGGGCGGCTCGTCCGGCTGGGCGCAGAGCCTTGAGGATATGGCCGGTCAGATGGTGATGGTGGGTTTTCGGGGCGATGCTGCCGATGCCGCCGGCGTGCGGGCGGTGCGCGAACAAATCGCGCGCGGAGAAATCGGCGGCGTGATGTTCCTGCGCATCAATGTGGACAGCCTGGCGGCGGTGCGGGGGATCAATCGCAGCCTGATAGCCGCGCGTCCATGGCTGCCTCCGTTCATCGCACTGGACCAGGAGGGCGGGCAGATCGAGCGGCTGACGGCCGCCGTGGGATTTGACGAAATTCCCTCAGCGCGCGCTGTTGCCGCCCAGGCGCCCGATCGCGCCAGGGTGATCTATGCCGGTCTGGCGGACGATCTGGCGCGGCTGGGGTTCAACGTCAATTTCGGGCCGGTGGTCGATCTCGACCTCAATCCCGATAATCCGATTATCGCGCGCTATGATCGTGCTTTCGGCTCCGATCCGGCCGAAGTGACCGCGCGGGCCTCGGCATTCGTGGAAGCGCATCACGATGCGGGAATAGCGACGGCGCTCAAGCATTTTCCGGGGCATGGTTCGAGCGCCGAAGATACCCATGAGGGTTTCGTGGATGTCACCGGGGTGTGGCAGCCGGTCGAGCTCGAACCCTATCGCGAAATGATCGATGCCGGTCTGGCCGACATGGTGATGGTGGCCCATCTCTATAATGCCGATATCCAGGGCGAGGATGGGCGGCAGCTTCCGGCCAGTCTTTCACGCACCTGGATCGAGGGCGTGCTGCGCGACGAGTTGGGATTTGCCGGCGTTGTGATCAGCGACGATCTGGAGATGGGTGCCATCCGCTCACGGTTCGACCTGCACGACACGGTGGTGACAGCGGTGGAGGCGGGGGTCGATATCCTGTTGTTTTCCAATACCGCCGACTATGATCGGGGGCTGGGCACCGCAATCCATCAGGTGCTGGTCGGTGAAGCACGGGCTGACCCGCAGTTTGCCGATCGGATAGCGCAAAGCTATGGGCGCATCATCGCTCTCAAGCGCCGGATCGCGATCGTTCCGTGA
- a CDS encoding UDP-2,3-diacylglucosamine diphosphatase translates to MEETGTVRHVRALFISDVHLGMQAIQVEELLKFLAVHDADTIYIVGDLIDGWRLQKEWNWPPEYDALANALLAKARAGARIVYLAGNHDEFLRDYLGTYFGGVEIVDRMVHITADGKRYLVIHGDQFDVVVANAKWLAHIGDWAYNFALTINAPINWVRRRMGLSYWSLSAWAKQKVKSAVSVMGRFEEALSLEARNSKVEGVICGHIHQAAMHHKFGIHYINSGDWVESCTAIVEDHDGAFELIRWKDISAPPRKRRGLGRLRAG, encoded by the coding sequence ATGGAAGAAACGGGGACCGTCCGGCACGTCAGGGCGCTCTTTATAAGCGACGTCCATCTTGGGATGCAGGCGATTCAGGTTGAGGAACTGCTCAAGTTTCTCGCTGTTCATGATGCCGATACGATCTATATCGTGGGTGATCTGATCGATGGATGGCGGCTGCAGAAGGAATGGAACTGGCCGCCCGAATATGACGCACTGGCCAATGCGCTGCTTGCCAAGGCGCGGGCGGGCGCGCGCATCGTTTATCTTGCGGGCAATCACGACGAGTTCCTGCGCGATTATCTAGGCACCTATTTCGGTGGTGTCGAAATCGTCGACCGCATGGTCCACATCACCGCCGACGGCAAGCGCTATCTGGTGATCCATGGCGATCAGTTCGACGTTGTCGTCGCCAATGCCAAATGGCTCGCCCATATCGGGGACTGGGCCTATAATTTCGCGCTGACCATCAACGCGCCCATCAACTGGGTGCGCCGCCGGATGGGGCTTAGCTACTGGTCGCTTTCGGCCTGGGCCAAGCAGAAGGTCAAGAGCGCTGTGTCGGTCATGGGGCGGTTCGAGGAAGCCCTCTCGCTCGAAGCGCGCAATTCCAAGGTCGAGGGGGTGATCTGTGGCCACATCCATCAGGCCGCCATGCACCACAAATTCGGCATCCACTACATCAATTCAGGCGATTGGGTGGAAAGCTGCACGGCGATCGTGGAGGACCACGACGGAGCGTTCGAGTTGATCCGCTGGAAGGACATTTCCGCGCCACCGCGCAAGCGCCGCGGACTGGGCCGGCTGCGCGCGGGCTGA
- a CDS encoding glycosyltransferase family 4 protein, whose amino-acid sequence MTRLLIVSDAWHPQVNGVVRSLENVGNTLKRRGYEVRYLTPEPFWTLPLPTYPDIRVPLPSLRVVQDMIAGFAPDHIHIATEGPLGLAARTLCVAQSLAFTTSYHTRFPEYLAARLPVPVEWSYGYLRWFHAAASATMVPTPSVLKYLRRRFFRHLAVWSRGVDLSAFSPGPKAMFSGLPGPHLLYVGRVAVEKNIEAFLEIDHPGTKIVVGDGPERGALMQRFPNVVFTGQLTGAALRDAYRSADVFVFPSRTDTFGNVMLESMACGTPVAAYPVMGPVDVIGAGKGGALEEDLALAVRRALSIPRSEAIERSRGFTWEAAADQFARRLAPIRLQAMAAA is encoded by the coding sequence ATGACGCGTCTGCTCATCGTTTCGGACGCCTGGCACCCGCAGGTGAACGGGGTCGTCCGCTCGCTCGAAAATGTGGGCAACACATTGAAGCGGCGCGGCTATGAGGTGAGATACCTTACGCCCGAGCCGTTCTGGACGCTGCCCCTGCCGACCTATCCCGACATCCGGGTGCCCTTGCCATCGCTCAGGGTGGTTCAGGACATGATCGCCGGCTTTGCGCCCGACCATATCCACATTGCCACCGAAGGCCCGCTGGGGCTGGCGGCGCGGACGCTTTGCGTGGCGCAAAGCCTTGCCTTTACGACCAGCTATCATACCCGCTTTCCCGAATACCTTGCCGCACGCCTGCCGGTGCCGGTCGAGTGGAGTTATGGCTATCTGCGCTGGTTCCATGCTGCGGCATCGGCAACCATGGTGCCCACACCCTCGGTCCTCAAATATCTGCGGCGGCGGTTTTTCCGCCATCTTGCCGTCTGGTCGCGCGGGGTGGATCTGTCTGCGTTCAGCCCCGGGCCCAAGGCGATGTTTTCGGGCCTGCCAGGGCCGCACCTCCTCTATGTGGGGCGAGTCGCTGTTGAAAAGAACATCGAGGCGTTTCTCGAGATTGACCATCCGGGCACCAAGATTGTGGTCGGCGACGGCCCGGAACGCGGCGCGCTCATGCAGCGGTTTCCCAATGTCGTCTTTACGGGCCAATTGACGGGCGCGGCCTTGCGGGATGCCTATCGCAGCGCTGATGTTTTCGTCTTTCCCTCGCGCACCGATACGTTCGGCAACGTGATGCTTGAATCCATGGCGTGCGGCACTCCGGTTGCCGCCTATCCGGTGATGGGGCCGGTCGACGTGATCGGAGCGGGCAAGGGTGGGGCGCTGGAAGAGGATCTTGCCCTCGCCGTGCGGCGCGCGCTTTCCATTCCGCGATCCGAGGCGATTGAAAGATCCAGGGGCTTTACCTGGGAGGCAGCGGCGGATCAGTTCGCACGGCGCCTGGCACCGATCCGTTTGCAAGCCATGGCCGCGGCATGA
- a CDS encoding MFS transporter, protein MLPRLPERLTTPEMRTGLFYAAMYLPIGVSTLLLPVWLDGRGIGEEEIGIISATPIFIMIVLNLLVGRVADKASDWRGVIVAGSLISAVVSLGFVFVDAFWGILLFNTLLVIPVMAIEPVIDAATIRMTRRRGTDFARVRIWGTFGYIGATALAGWTFGWLGIAVFVPLLIATALLRGLSALPLPYFRSQNGSGLAGAPLVSAPGAGQTLRQVARPWFVLTLLGAAILQASHMLLISFGALLWLRAGVPDAAVGILWIVAPVCEIVTMLFFSHFARRFSARHLLLAACASGVLRWVGMVYATEVWQLGLLQALHMMTFGLAYMGIVTFIANWTSEEIAAQAQSFYVVMKQICSVIALLFFGMLVAHFGLQSFWAAGLLSAIGAGMILISLSIWSTKAQNESRPLSQ, encoded by the coding sequence ATGTTGCCGAGACTGCCCGAGCGGCTGACCACGCCCGAAATGCGCACGGGTCTGTTCTACGCTGCCATGTATCTGCCGATCGGCGTCTCCACGCTGCTTTTGCCCGTATGGCTGGACGGCAGGGGTATAGGCGAGGAAGAAATCGGCATCATCAGCGCGACGCCGATCTTTATCATGATCGTGCTCAATCTGCTTGTCGGGCGTGTGGCGGACAAGGCGAGCGACTGGCGCGGGGTGATCGTCGCCGGCTCGCTCATCAGTGCTGTGGTGTCGTTGGGGTTCGTTTTTGTCGACGCGTTCTGGGGCATTCTGCTCTTTAACACTCTGCTCGTTATCCCTGTCATGGCCATAGAGCCGGTGATTGATGCCGCGACCATAAGAATGACGCGTCGCCGCGGCACCGATTTTGCGCGGGTGAGGATCTGGGGCACATTCGGCTATATCGGGGCGACGGCACTGGCCGGGTGGACGTTCGGCTGGCTGGGAATCGCGGTGTTCGTGCCGCTGCTGATCGCCACGGCGCTACTGCGCGGGCTGTCGGCACTGCCGCTGCCATATTTCCGGTCGCAGAACGGGAGCGGACTGGCGGGCGCGCCGCTGGTGAGCGCCCCCGGTGCGGGCCAGACCCTGCGGCAGGTCGCGCGGCCATGGTTCGTCCTCACGCTTCTTGGGGCGGCCATATTGCAGGCCAGCCATATGCTGCTCATCAGTTTTGGCGCGCTCTTGTGGCTCAGAGCGGGGGTGCCGGACGCTGCGGTAGGCATATTGTGGATCGTGGCGCCGGTCTGCGAGATCGTCACCATGCTGTTTTTTTCCCATTTCGCACGGCGGTTTTCGGCCCGGCATCTGCTCCTGGCGGCCTGCGCCAGTGGGGTTCTGCGCTGGGTCGGCATGGTTTACGCAACGGAAGTGTGGCAATTGGGTCTGCTGCAAGCCCTGCACATGATGACGTTCGGCCTGGCCTATATGGGCATCGTCACCTTCATCGCAAATTGGACCAGCGAAGAGATCGCGGCTCAGGCTCAGAGCTTTTATGTGGTCATGAAGCAGATCTGCTCGGTTATCGCGCTGCTGTTTTTCGGCATGCTGGTGGCCCATTTCGGATTGCAAAGCTTCTGGGCAGCGGGGCTGCTGTCGGCGATCGGGGCGGGGATGATTCTGATTTCACTCTCGATCTGGTCCACCAAGGCACAGAACGAATCGCGCCCGCTGTCACAATAG
- a CDS encoding LysE family translocator: MTSTLFVAFLLAGATASFSPGPNNLMVMTSSAKFGLGRTVPHCVGITLGFPILVFVVGLGLGELVVAYPQISTVMRYGAAAYFLWMAYHMLGITMGAATGRERPMRSYEAALFQWINPKAWAMAVSFVALFVPAGPNRIANLALLALGCGVFGALSSSTWMIFGLGLTVFLERSGLEKYLGMILAGLMLCAVVLFLI; this comes from the coding sequence ATGACGTCCACCCTCTTTGTCGCCTTCCTTCTGGCCGGCGCGACTGCTTCGTTTTCGCCAGGGCCGAACAATCTGATGGTGATGACATCGAGTGCAAAATTCGGTCTGGGCCGGACGGTTCCGCATTGCGTCGGCATTACCCTGGGCTTTCCGATCCTGGTGTTTGTGGTGGGATTGGGTTTGGGGGAGCTCGTTGTCGCCTATCCGCAGATCAGCACCGTCATGCGCTATGGCGCCGCCGCCTATTTTCTCTGGATGGCCTATCATATGCTGGGCATCACCATGGGCGCGGCAACGGGCCGGGAACGCCCGATGCGCAGCTATGAGGCCGCGCTGTTTCAGTGGATCAATCCCAAGGCGTGGGCGATGGCGGTCAGCTTCGTCGCGTTGTTCGTACCGGCGGGACCGAACCGGATCGCCAATCTGGCGTTGCTTGCGCTGGGCTGCGGTGTCTTCGGGGCGCTGTCCTCGAGTACCTGGATGATTTTCGGACTGGGCCTGACTGTTTTCCTCGAGCGTTCGGGACTGGAGAAATATCTGGGCATGATCCTGGCCGGTCTTATGCTCTGCGCCGTCGTCCTGTTCCTCATCTGA